A region from the Candidatus Aenigmatarchaeota archaeon genome encodes:
- a CDS encoding ABC transporter ATP-binding protein produces the protein MKAVIEARGLTKKFGPLAAVNNTTFSVSKGELFGLLGANGSGKTTMIKMLTGQIKPTRGKASVLGLDVLKDPIGVRAAIGVMPEQENPPSFLTAEEYLHFAGSIRRMEKKKIKERCDEWFKRLRFQDQRTVLCKDLSRGTRQKLMFAQCFMHEPEMVFIDEPLINLDPVIQKKVKDYLRQYTLRGGTVFFSTHVLEIAEEICTSIGVLDQGKLIYQGKMNPLLKKRKRLESFFLELVGG, from the coding sequence ATGAAAGCCGTAATTGAGGCGCGGGGGCTGACCAAAAAGTTTGGCCCCCTTGCCGCGGTAAACAACACGACCTTTTCGGTTTCAAAGGGCGAACTCTTCGGGCTTTTGGGGGCAAACGGCTCAGGAAAGACTACCATGATAAAGATGCTTACCGGGCAGATAAAGCCCACAAGAGGAAAGGCAAGTGTTCTGGGCCTCGACGTCCTTAAAGACCCTATCGGCGTAAGGGCCGCCATAGGGGTTATGCCTGAGCAGGAAAACCCCCCCTCATTTCTCACGGCAGAAGAATACCTCCACTTTGCCGGCTCTATAAGAAGAATGGAGAAGAAGAAAATAAAGGAAAGGTGCGACGAGTGGTTTAAGCGCCTTCGGTTCCAGGACCAGAGAACGGTTCTTTGCAAGGACCTCTCAAGGGGGACAAGGCAGAAGCTCATGTTCGCCCAGTGCTTCATGCACGAGCCCGAAATGGTCTTTATCGACGAGCCCCTCATAAATCTCGACCCGGTTATCCAGAAAAAAGTAAAGGATTACCTCCGCCAATACACGCTCCGTGGCGGAACAGTATTCTTCTCGACTCACGTGCTTGAGATTGCCGAAGAGATATGCACCAGCATTGGAGTCCTCGACCAGGGAAAGCTCATTTACCAGGGAAAGATGAACCCCCTGCTGAAAAAAAGAAAGCGGCTCGAATCCTTCTTTTTGGAGCTTGTCGGTGGATAA